The proteins below come from a single Alnus glutinosa chromosome 9, dhAlnGlut1.1, whole genome shotgun sequence genomic window:
- the LOC133878493 gene encoding uncharacterized protein LOC133878493 isoform X1 — MDGKFEARLSDDSAHDAKDKVLIPNCFTSGGIRFHPGVEALSSIEDRDPSGNASESGSCNAPLEKKDAMKVWQDMKQNGFLSLPACKPAPRKDVTKHKHDMASRKKKFAKIEQVNRFTKVAAAPSGLLGELNPGIINRLRNSNQVYSIIEALVRGEKLENTQSMQKSRFKKEIRDNDANERFNTLSRGSQVSAHLMYPSRPVHINSEHKGGVICDLSVAVRKGEYHGDEKHEVRSWSSETTASENAESDYETVSTDNTSSQEESSENAMDSPFNPKASQWLGLLCQDIRGRLAALRCSRMRVQDVLQKELPFLLSKEFSTIKKDDQFSAAEYPASIIACTHQEKWTALFDQMDEALDAEMNHLEIWLNQVEEMQFLG, encoded by the exons ATGGATGGTAAATTTGAAGCCCGGCTCAGTGACGACTCAGCTCATGATGCTAAAGACAAAGTACTGATCCCAAATTGTTTCACCTCAGGGGGAATTAGGTTTCATCCTGGTGTAGAGGCCTTGTCGAGCATAGAAGATAGAGACCCATCAGGCAATGCTTCAGAGTCTGGAAGTTGTAATGCTCCATTGGAGAAAAAGGATGCTATGAAAGTGTGGCAAGACATGAAACAGAATGGTTTCCTCTCGCTACCTGCATGCAAACCAGCTCCAAGAAAGGATGTCACGAAGCACAAACATGACATGGCTAGTAGAAAAAAGAAGTTTGCAAAGATAGAACAGGTTAACAGGTTCACTAAGGTTGCTGCTGCACCAAGTGGGTTGCTGGGAGAACTGAACCCTGGGATCATAAACCGCTTAAGAAACAGTAATCAGGTCTATTCAATAATTGAGGCCTTGGTTAGAGGTGAAAAGTTAGAAAATACTCAAAGCATGCAGAAAAGCCGGTTTAAAAAGGAAATTAGGGATAATGATGCGAATGAACGTTTCAATACTCTATCAAGGGGCAGTCAAGTCAGTGCACACCTTATGTACCCCAGTAGGCCTGTGCATATCAATTCAGAACACAAAGGAGGGGTGATTTGTGATTTGAGTGTAGCGGTGAGAAAGGGTGAATATCATGGGGATGAAAAACATGAAGTAAGGTCATGGTCGTCTGaaacaacggcttcagagaatGCGGAATCTGATTATGAAACCGTGTCAACAGATAATACAAGTTCTCAGGAAGAGTCATCAGAGAATGCAATGGATTCTCCTTTTAACCCCAAAG CTTCTCAATGGTTGGGACTCCTTTGCCAGGACATTAGAGGGCGTCTTGCAG CATTAAGGTGTAGTAGGATGAGGGTTCAGGATGTACTCCAAAAAGAACTGCCTTTTCTATTATCAAAAGAGTTCTCAACTATCAAAAAAGATGACCAATTCTCTGCTGCTGAATATCCCGCGAGTATAATTGCTTGCACGCATCAAGAAAAGTGGACTGCACTGTTTGATCAGATGGATGAAGCACTTGATGCGGAAATGAATCATCTA GAGATCTGGTTGAACCAAGTAGAAGAAATGCAGTTCCTCGGGTAA
- the LOC133877817 gene encoding B3 domain-containing transcription repressor VAL1 isoform X2, with the protein MGSKICMNASCEANAAHEWKRGWPLRSGGFADLCHKCGSAYEDMVFCETFHTEETGWRECSLCSKRIHCGCIISRPLYEYLDFGGVGCISCAKSSGLFSIWRGEILNGLSSLTVNNVGDSLSSAFGKRLVSDGVDEGKLMQLCRIMEANEPNLLHQSKRGEANASQVGTGFSNATQPSVGSVTFSKPDNSRQMLDGKDKRESLTEPSLSMTLGTPNFVLPFSGGVVDGMEQSKTPSPFQQGQRSRPILPKPLKTGLTVSPETNKSLVQMRIARPPAEGRGKNQLLPRYWPRITDQELEQLSGDLNSTILPLFEKVLSASDAGRIGRLVLPKACAEAYFPPISQSEGLPLRIQDVKGNEWTFQFRFWPNNNSRMYVLEGVTPCIQSMQLRAGDTVTFSRIDPGGKLVMGFRKASNTEDTQDAQTSALPNGTPSMESSFSGVIENLPSGSGYSGLFQTMKGSREPHLNALAENLHLGDGDIGMRKSDNHGGRIIEDSLQQPMPNPEKKKTRNIGSKSKRLLMHSEEALELRLTWEEAQDLLRPPPSVKPSIVTIEDHEFEEYDEPPVFGKRTIFTTLPSRGQEQWAQCDDCSKWRRLPVDVLLPPKWTCSENVWDSSRCSCSVPEEISLKQLENLLRASKDFKKRKIAESHKSVQEREPSGLDALASAAVLGDNVGDSGEPSVGATTKHPRHRPGCTCIVCIQPPSGKGKHKPTCTCNVCMTVKRRFKTLMLRKKKRQSEREVEAAQKDDNHHRDEPEMNGISRDVLLLKNHPENKGSHSRNQAEEGETSNGQIDLNCHPNREDMQLDLEVPGMSLLSLVQAASLPLEDFMKQRTIPSLTCEQQGSLGSCIITPVTGESERRLSDEGGHASGGWEHESRSDGGYHESKLD; encoded by the exons ATGGGGTCCAAGATTTGCATGAATGCCTCGTGTGAAGCAAACGCCGCTCACGAATGGAAGAGAGGCTGGCCTCTGCGATCCGGTGGATTTGCCGATCTCTGCCACAAGTGCGG ATCTGCCTATGAGGATATGGTTTTCTGTGAAACATTCCACACAGAGGAAACTGGTTGGAGGGAATGCAGTTTATGCAGCAAG CGTATCCACTGTGGATGCATAATCTCTAGACCTTTGTATGAGTACCTGGATTTTGGCGGTGTGGGGTGTATTAGCTGTGCAAAAAGCTCTGGACTTTTTTCA ATCTGGAGGGGTGAAATTCTTAATGGACTTAGTTCATTGACTGTAAATAATGTTGGTGATTCATTATCCAGTGCTTTTGGGAAAAGATTGGTCAGCGATGGTGTCGATGAGGGAAAACTTATGCAATTGTGCAGAATCATGGAAGCTAATGAACCAAACCTCTTGCATCAATCTAAGAGAGGTGAAGCAAATGCATCTCAAGTTGGCACAGGCTTTTCTAATGCAACTCAACCATCTGTTGGATCAGTAACATTTTCGAAACCAGACAATAGTAGACAAATGTTAGATGGCAAAGATAAGCGTGAATCACTAACTGAGCCGTCTCTGAGTATGACCTTGGGAACTCCAAATTTTGTGCTACCCTTTTCTGGTGGAGTTGTAGATGGAATGGAACAGAGCAAAACACCTTCTCCCTTTCAGCAAGGGCAAAGATCTCGCCCCATATTGCCCAAACCCCTGAAAACTGGCCTCACTGTAAGTCCAGAGACAAATAAAAGCTTGGTTCAGATGCGAATTGCTAGGCCACCTGCTGAAGGACGTGGGAAGAATCAGTTACTTCCTCGATACTGGCCGAGGATTACTGACCAAGAACTGGAGCAACTATCTGGAGA TTTGAATTCCACTATTCTGCCATTGTTCGAGAAAGTGCTTAGTGCCAGTGACGCTGGTCGAATTGGTCGTTTGGTTCTACCAAAAGCATGTGCTGAA GCGTATTTTCCTCCTATTTCTCAATCAGAAGGTCTGCCCCTAAGGATTCAAGATGTGAAGGGGAATGAGTGGACGTTTCAGTTCAGATTTTGGCCCAATAACAACAGCAGGATGTATGTTTTAGAGGGCGTTACCCCTTGCATACAGTCTATGCAATTACGAGCTGGTGACACTG TGACATTTAGTCGGATAGATCCTGGAGGTAAACTTGTCATGGGGTTTCGAAAGGCATCGAACACTGAAGACACACAG GATGCTCAGACATCTGCCCTTCCTAATGGCACACCTTCTATGGAAAGCTCCTTTTCTGGTGTTATTGAGAATCTGCCTTCAGGCAGTGGTTACTCTGGGCTTTTTCAAACAATGAAAGGAAGCAGGGAACCTCATCTAAATGCTCTTGCTGAAAATTTGCATCTAGGGGATGGAGATATCGGGATGCGTAAAAGTGATAACCATGGAGGTAGGATAATTGAAGATTCACTGCAGCAACCAATGCCAAAtccagagaagaagaagactcgaaATATTGGCTCTAAAAGTAAGAGGCTGCTAATGCATAGTGAAGAGGCTCTGGAGCTGAGACTTACATGGGAAGAAGCACAAGACTTGCTTCGCCCGCCCCCAAGTGTCAAGCCAAGCATTGTTACCATTGAGGATCATGAATTTGAAGAATACGAT GAACCACCGGTTTTTGGAAAGAGGACTATATTCACTACCCTCCCATCTag GGGACAGGAACAGTGGGCTCAGTGTGATGATTGCTCCAAATGGCGAAGGTTGCCTGTGGATGTTCTTCTCCCTCCGAAGTGGACGTGTTCAGAAAATGTTTGGGATTCGAGCAG GTGCTCCTGCTCTGTTCCAGAGGAGATAAGTCTAAAGCAATTGGAGAATCTTCTGAGAGCAAGCAAAG ATTTCAAGAAGCGAAAAATTGCAGAAAGCCATAAGTCTGTCCAAGAACGGGAACCTTCTGGCTTGGATGCTTTAGCCAGTGCTGCAGTGCTGGGAGATAATGTGGGCGATTCAGGTGAACCCTCGGTTGGAGCCACCACCAAACATCCCCGACACCGCCCTGGCTGCACTTGTATTGTGTGCATCCAACCCCCAAGTGGGAAGGGCAAGCACAAGCCCACGTGTACATGCAACGTATGTATGACTGTAAAGCGCAGGTTTAAGACCCTAATGTTGCGCAAGAAGAAACGCCAATCAGAGCGTGAAGTGGAGGCTGCCCAGAAGGATGATAACCACCATAGGGATGAACCAGAAATGAATGGCATATCAAGAGATGTTCTGTTGCTTAAAAATCATCCGGAGAACAAAGGCAGTCACAGTAGAAATCAAGCTGAGGAGGGTGAGACCAGCAATGGACAAATAGACCTAAATTGCCATCCCAACCGTGAAGACATGCAACTGGATCTGGAGGTACCAGGAATGAGCCTGTTGAGCCTTGTTCAAGCAGCCAGCCTTCCATTAGAAGATTTTATGAAACAACGTACGATCCCAAGCTTGACATGTGAGCAACAGGGTAGTCTGGGTTCCTGTATAATCACGCCAGTTACtggagagagcgagagacgcTTGTCTGATGAAGGGGGGCATGCATCTGGGGGTTGGGAGCATGAGAGTAGAAGTGATGGAGGGTATCATGAGTCCAAGTTAGACTGA
- the LOC133878493 gene encoding uncharacterized protein LOC133878493 isoform X2: MDGKFEARLSDDSAHDAKDKVLIPNCFTSGGIRFHPGVEALSSIEDRDPSGNASESGSCNAPLEKKDAMKVWQDMKQNGFLSLPACKPAPRKDVTKHKHDMASRKKKFAKIEQVNRFTKVAAAPSGLLGELNPGIINRLRNSNQVYSIIEALVRGEKLENTQSMQKSRFKKEIRDNDANERFNTLSRGSQVSAHLMYPSRPVHINSEHKGGVICDLSVAVRKGEYHGDEKHEVRSWSSETTASENAESDYETVSTDNTSSQEESSENAMDSPFNPKALRCSRMRVQDVLQKELPFLLSKEFSTIKKDDQFSAAEYPASIIACTHQEKWTALFDQMDEALDAEMNHLEIWLNQVEEMQFLG, encoded by the exons ATGGATGGTAAATTTGAAGCCCGGCTCAGTGACGACTCAGCTCATGATGCTAAAGACAAAGTACTGATCCCAAATTGTTTCACCTCAGGGGGAATTAGGTTTCATCCTGGTGTAGAGGCCTTGTCGAGCATAGAAGATAGAGACCCATCAGGCAATGCTTCAGAGTCTGGAAGTTGTAATGCTCCATTGGAGAAAAAGGATGCTATGAAAGTGTGGCAAGACATGAAACAGAATGGTTTCCTCTCGCTACCTGCATGCAAACCAGCTCCAAGAAAGGATGTCACGAAGCACAAACATGACATGGCTAGTAGAAAAAAGAAGTTTGCAAAGATAGAACAGGTTAACAGGTTCACTAAGGTTGCTGCTGCACCAAGTGGGTTGCTGGGAGAACTGAACCCTGGGATCATAAACCGCTTAAGAAACAGTAATCAGGTCTATTCAATAATTGAGGCCTTGGTTAGAGGTGAAAAGTTAGAAAATACTCAAAGCATGCAGAAAAGCCGGTTTAAAAAGGAAATTAGGGATAATGATGCGAATGAACGTTTCAATACTCTATCAAGGGGCAGTCAAGTCAGTGCACACCTTATGTACCCCAGTAGGCCTGTGCATATCAATTCAGAACACAAAGGAGGGGTGATTTGTGATTTGAGTGTAGCGGTGAGAAAGGGTGAATATCATGGGGATGAAAAACATGAAGTAAGGTCATGGTCGTCTGaaacaacggcttcagagaatGCGGAATCTGATTATGAAACCGTGTCAACAGATAATACAAGTTCTCAGGAAGAGTCATCAGAGAATGCAATGGATTCTCCTTTTAACCCCAAAG CATTAAGGTGTAGTAGGATGAGGGTTCAGGATGTACTCCAAAAAGAACTGCCTTTTCTATTATCAAAAGAGTTCTCAACTATCAAAAAAGATGACCAATTCTCTGCTGCTGAATATCCCGCGAGTATAATTGCTTGCACGCATCAAGAAAAGTGGACTGCACTGTTTGATCAGATGGATGAAGCACTTGATGCGGAAATGAATCATCTA GAGATCTGGTTGAACCAAGTAGAAGAAATGCAGTTCCTCGGGTAA
- the LOC133878250 gene encoding taxane 13-alpha-hydroxylase-like — translation MSFLFIIAFTLASAFLLSKYLSKCQTTINLPGGSLGYPLIGETLSFLRAQREDRGSDWLEERISKHGLVFKTSLMGSPIVVIIGQAGNKFVLGAENDVLAAKQPVTLQTIAGKQNIFELTGSRYRLVKGAMMTFLKPESLQNCIKEMDELVKTLLIRETKDSDTIKAVLFIKKLTFCVASNILFGIKDEYTREALFDDFSLAFKAVWSLPVNFPGTAFWRGLRARSRIVDRILPIMRKKREELSKGILSPSSDVLSCLLELRDENQQPIADDMIIDNYVTLMIASHDTSAILISLMIWKLARDPEIYRKVLEEQMDIVKKREGKEDSLTWAEIQKMKYTWRVAQELMRMIPPVFGSFRKALKDTSYGGYDIPKGWQVFWVAYGTHMKNEIFENPTEFDPSRFENPEKPIPPYAYVPFGGGLHTCIGNEFARVEVLTTIHNLVTMYEWSQVNPEEVITRQPMPCPSMGLPIKIKPRHLF, via the exons ATGTCTTTCCTGTTCATAATTGCATTCACTTTGGCTTCAGCTTTCCTCCTTTCAAAATATCTATCTAAGTGTCAAACCACAATTAATCTTCCTGGAGGGTCTCTGGGGTATCCTTTAATTGGAGAGACATTGAGCTTTCTTCGAGCTCAAAGAGAAGATCGAGGCTCGGATTGGTTAGAAGAAAGGATATCCAAACATGGGTTAGTGTTCAAAACCTCCTTAATGGGTTCCCCAATTGTGGTTATAATAGGCCAAGCTGGTAACAAATTTGTACTTGGTGCTGAAAATGATGTTCTTGCTGCCAAGCAACCTGTCACCCTGCAAACCATTGCTGGAAAGCAAAATATATTTGAACTCACAGGTTCCAG GTACAGACTGGTAAAGGGTGCAATGATGACCTTTCTAAAGCCTGAAAGCCTTCAAAACTGCATCAAAGAGATGGATGAGTTGGTCAAGACCCTATTGATAAGAGAAACCAAAGACAGTGACACAATTAAGGCTGTGCTTTTCATAAAGAAGCTTACTTTTTGTGTAGCAAGCAACATCCTTTTTGGTATCAAGGATGAGTACACAAGGGAAGCACTGTTTGACGATTTCTCTTTAGCATTCAAAGCAGTTTGGTCTCTTCCTGTAAACTTCCCAGGCACTGCTTTCTGGAGAGGCCTAAGAGCCCGGTCAAGAATTGTGGATCGGATTTTGCCAATTATGAGGAAGAAAAGGGAGGAGCTTTCAAAGGGGATTTTGAGCCCTTCAAGCGACGTCCTGTCTTGCTTGCTAGAATTGAGAGATGAAAATCAACAACCGATTGCTGATGATATGATTATAGACAATTATGTTACCTTAATGATTGCCAGTCATGATACATCTGCTATTCTTATAAGCTTGATGATATGGAAGCTGGCTAGAGATCCTGAGATCTACAGGAAAGTTTTAgaag AACAAATGGACATTGTAAAGAAAAGGGAAGGAAAAGAAGACAGCCTCACATGGGCGGAGATACAAAAGATGAAGTACACCTGGCGAGTTGCACAAGAACTGATGAGGATGATCCCTCCTGTGTTTGGTAGCTTCAGAAAAGCACTGAAAGATACCAGCTATGGTGGCTATGACATTCCCAAAGGATGGCAG GTGTTCTGGGTGGCCTATGGAACTCATATGAAGAATGAGATATTTGAGAATCCCACAGAGTTTGATCCATCGCGCTTTGAGAACCCAGAAAAGCCAATCCCTCCCTATGCTTATGTTCCCTTCGGAGGGGGACTCCACACATGCATAGGGAATGAGTTTGCAAGGGTTGAGGTTCTGACTACCATTCACAATCTGGTGACGATGTACGAATGGTCGCAAGTGAACCCCGAGGAAGTGATTACCCGTCAACCAATGCCATGTCCATCTATGGGCCTTCCAATTAAGATCAAACCAAGGCATCTATTTTAG
- the LOC133878694 gene encoding two-component response regulator ARR17-like: protein MASSSSSSSASAGDEKPHVLAVDDSLLDRKLIERLLTNSSCKVTTAENGQRALELLGLGDDRQHAFNGDASKVNLIITDYCMPGMTGYDLLKKIKESPTMKDIPVVVVSSENVPTRIKKCLDEGAQEFIMKPLQLSDVKKLRCQLTKFGNPHKGMLCMGR, encoded by the exons AtggcctcttcttcttcttcttcttcagcatcAGCGGGGGATGAAAAACCGCATGTTCTAGCGGTTGATGATAGTCTTTTGGACCGCAAACTCATTGAAAGGCTACTCACCAACTCTTCATgtaaag TGACTACCGCAGAGAACGGGCAAAGGGCACTGGAGTTGTTGGGCCTAGGTGATGATCGGCAACACGCATTCAATGGTGAT GCTTCCAAGGTAAACTTGATAATCACTGATTATTGTATGCCAGGAATGACGGGGTATGATCTactcaaaaaaattaag GAATCACCTACCATGAAGGACATACCAGTAGTGGTTGTGTCATCTGAGAATGTCCCTACTCGAATTAAGAA GTGCCTGGATGAAGGAGCTCAAGAATTCATCATGAAGCCTCTCCAGCTATCGGATGTTAAGAAGTTGAGATGTCAGCTAACGAAGTTCGGCAATCCTCACAAAGGGATGCTTTGCATGGGAAGATGA
- the LOC133877817 gene encoding B3 domain-containing transcription repressor VAL1 isoform X1 produces MGSKICMNASCEANAAHEWKRGWPLRSGGFADLCHKCGSAYEDMVFCETFHTEETGWRECSLCSKRIHCGCIISRPLYEYLDFGGVGCISCAKSSGLFSIWRGEILNGLSSLTVNNVGDSLSSAFGKRLVSDGVDEGKLMQLCRIMEANEPNLLHQSKRGEANASQVGTGFSNATQPSVGSVTFSKPDNSRQMLDGKDKRESLTEPSLSMTLGTPNFVLPFSGGVVDGMEQSKTPSPFQQGQRSRPILPKPLKTGLTVSPETNKSLVQMRIARPPAEGRGKNQLLPRYWPRITDQELEQLSGDLNSTILPLFEKVLSASDAGRIGRLVLPKACAEAYFPPISQSEGLPLRIQDVKGNEWTFQFRFWPNNNSRMYVLEGVTPCIQSMQLRAGDTVTFSRIDPGGKLVMGFRKASNTEDTQDAQTSALPNGTPSMESSFSGVIENLPSGSGYSGLFQTMKGSREPHLNALAENLHLGDGDIGMRKSDNHGGRIIEDSLQQPMPNPEKKKTRNIGSKSKRLLMHSEEALELRLTWEEAQDLLRPPPSVKPSIVTIEDHEFEEYDEPPVFGKRTIFTTLPSRGQEQWAQCDDCSKWRRLPVDVLLPPKWTCSENVWDSSRCSCSVPEEISLKQLENLLRASKALSKSSPDFKKRKIAESHKSVQEREPSGLDALASAAVLGDNVGDSGEPSVGATTKHPRHRPGCTCIVCIQPPSGKGKHKPTCTCNVCMTVKRRFKTLMLRKKKRQSEREVEAAQKDDNHHRDEPEMNGISRDVLLLKNHPENKGSHSRNQAEEGETSNGQIDLNCHPNREDMQLDLEVPGMSLLSLVQAASLPLEDFMKQRTIPSLTCEQQGSLGSCIITPVTGESERRLSDEGGHASGGWEHESRSDGGYHESKLD; encoded by the exons ATGGGGTCCAAGATTTGCATGAATGCCTCGTGTGAAGCAAACGCCGCTCACGAATGGAAGAGAGGCTGGCCTCTGCGATCCGGTGGATTTGCCGATCTCTGCCACAAGTGCGG ATCTGCCTATGAGGATATGGTTTTCTGTGAAACATTCCACACAGAGGAAACTGGTTGGAGGGAATGCAGTTTATGCAGCAAG CGTATCCACTGTGGATGCATAATCTCTAGACCTTTGTATGAGTACCTGGATTTTGGCGGTGTGGGGTGTATTAGCTGTGCAAAAAGCTCTGGACTTTTTTCA ATCTGGAGGGGTGAAATTCTTAATGGACTTAGTTCATTGACTGTAAATAATGTTGGTGATTCATTATCCAGTGCTTTTGGGAAAAGATTGGTCAGCGATGGTGTCGATGAGGGAAAACTTATGCAATTGTGCAGAATCATGGAAGCTAATGAACCAAACCTCTTGCATCAATCTAAGAGAGGTGAAGCAAATGCATCTCAAGTTGGCACAGGCTTTTCTAATGCAACTCAACCATCTGTTGGATCAGTAACATTTTCGAAACCAGACAATAGTAGACAAATGTTAGATGGCAAAGATAAGCGTGAATCACTAACTGAGCCGTCTCTGAGTATGACCTTGGGAACTCCAAATTTTGTGCTACCCTTTTCTGGTGGAGTTGTAGATGGAATGGAACAGAGCAAAACACCTTCTCCCTTTCAGCAAGGGCAAAGATCTCGCCCCATATTGCCCAAACCCCTGAAAACTGGCCTCACTGTAAGTCCAGAGACAAATAAAAGCTTGGTTCAGATGCGAATTGCTAGGCCACCTGCTGAAGGACGTGGGAAGAATCAGTTACTTCCTCGATACTGGCCGAGGATTACTGACCAAGAACTGGAGCAACTATCTGGAGA TTTGAATTCCACTATTCTGCCATTGTTCGAGAAAGTGCTTAGTGCCAGTGACGCTGGTCGAATTGGTCGTTTGGTTCTACCAAAAGCATGTGCTGAA GCGTATTTTCCTCCTATTTCTCAATCAGAAGGTCTGCCCCTAAGGATTCAAGATGTGAAGGGGAATGAGTGGACGTTTCAGTTCAGATTTTGGCCCAATAACAACAGCAGGATGTATGTTTTAGAGGGCGTTACCCCTTGCATACAGTCTATGCAATTACGAGCTGGTGACACTG TGACATTTAGTCGGATAGATCCTGGAGGTAAACTTGTCATGGGGTTTCGAAAGGCATCGAACACTGAAGACACACAG GATGCTCAGACATCTGCCCTTCCTAATGGCACACCTTCTATGGAAAGCTCCTTTTCTGGTGTTATTGAGAATCTGCCTTCAGGCAGTGGTTACTCTGGGCTTTTTCAAACAATGAAAGGAAGCAGGGAACCTCATCTAAATGCTCTTGCTGAAAATTTGCATCTAGGGGATGGAGATATCGGGATGCGTAAAAGTGATAACCATGGAGGTAGGATAATTGAAGATTCACTGCAGCAACCAATGCCAAAtccagagaagaagaagactcgaaATATTGGCTCTAAAAGTAAGAGGCTGCTAATGCATAGTGAAGAGGCTCTGGAGCTGAGACTTACATGGGAAGAAGCACAAGACTTGCTTCGCCCGCCCCCAAGTGTCAAGCCAAGCATTGTTACCATTGAGGATCATGAATTTGAAGAATACGAT GAACCACCGGTTTTTGGAAAGAGGACTATATTCACTACCCTCCCATCTag GGGACAGGAACAGTGGGCTCAGTGTGATGATTGCTCCAAATGGCGAAGGTTGCCTGTGGATGTTCTTCTCCCTCCGAAGTGGACGTGTTCAGAAAATGTTTGGGATTCGAGCAG GTGCTCCTGCTCTGTTCCAGAGGAGATAAGTCTAAAGCAATTGGAGAATCTTCTGAGAGCAAGCAAAG CCCTCTCTAAATCTTCCCCAGATTTCAAGAAGCGAAAAATTGCAGAAAGCCATAAGTCTGTCCAAGAACGGGAACCTTCTGGCTTGGATGCTTTAGCCAGTGCTGCAGTGCTGGGAGATAATGTGGGCGATTCAGGTGAACCCTCGGTTGGAGCCACCACCAAACATCCCCGACACCGCCCTGGCTGCACTTGTATTGTGTGCATCCAACCCCCAAGTGGGAAGGGCAAGCACAAGCCCACGTGTACATGCAACGTATGTATGACTGTAAAGCGCAGGTTTAAGACCCTAATGTTGCGCAAGAAGAAACGCCAATCAGAGCGTGAAGTGGAGGCTGCCCAGAAGGATGATAACCACCATAGGGATGAACCAGAAATGAATGGCATATCAAGAGATGTTCTGTTGCTTAAAAATCATCCGGAGAACAAAGGCAGTCACAGTAGAAATCAAGCTGAGGAGGGTGAGACCAGCAATGGACAAATAGACCTAAATTGCCATCCCAACCGTGAAGACATGCAACTGGATCTGGAGGTACCAGGAATGAGCCTGTTGAGCCTTGTTCAAGCAGCCAGCCTTCCATTAGAAGATTTTATGAAACAACGTACGATCCCAAGCTTGACATGTGAGCAACAGGGTAGTCTGGGTTCCTGTATAATCACGCCAGTTACtggagagagcgagagacgcTTGTCTGATGAAGGGGGGCATGCATCTGGGGGTTGGGAGCATGAGAGTAGAAGTGATGGAGGGTATCATGAGTCCAAGTTAGACTGA